A part of Terriglobus roseus genomic DNA contains:
- a CDS encoding cupin domain-containing protein — MKLAKLVLCLAWLAPHCLLAQQAKVTEVMSKDLTDLPGKEGLMITVTYPPGSSDPVHRHNAHGFIYVLEGSIVMQVRGGKEVTLKPGQSFYEGPNDVHVIGRNASRTRPAKFVVFLVKDKDAPVVIPAN; from the coding sequence ATGAAGTTAGCAAAGCTCGTTCTATGTCTTGCGTGGCTCGCACCCCATTGCTTGCTCGCACAACAGGCCAAGGTGACAGAGGTGATGTCGAAAGACCTGACAGATCTTCCCGGTAAGGAGGGTCTGATGATCACGGTCACATACCCACCGGGCTCTTCTGATCCTGTGCATCGCCACAACGCACATGGGTTCATTTATGTGCTGGAAGGTTCGATTGTGATGCAGGTTCGCGGCGGCAAAGAGGTCACTCTCAAGCCGGGCCAAAGCTTCTACGAAGGCCCCAACGATGTTCATGTCATCGGTCGCAACGCGAGCCGCACACGCCCAGCAAAGTTCGTTGTGTTCCTAGTGAAGGACAAAGACGCGCCAGTCGTGATCCCTGCCAACTAA
- a CDS encoding SDR family oxidoreductase gives MKIVVIGGTGLIGSKLVSKLAAHGHEAIAASPNSGVNTLTGEGLAEVLNGAEVVVDVSNSRSFDEDDAMNFFNTATRNLIQYGKAAGVQHYVALSVVGTDRIAQDRPSDGPKTIRGYFRAKLAQEKLIAESGIPFSIVHATQFFEFVKNIADTASDGTTVRLAPVLIQPMAADDVAAGVGRVAAGIPVNGIVEIAGPDQFRLDEFIRLGLIARNDPRNVVADPAAGYFGVEVDERTLVPGKDARLGTTSFKTWLTQSATAPTR, from the coding sequence ATGAAAATCGTCGTCATCGGCGGCACGGGTCTCATCGGATCAAAGCTTGTTAGCAAGCTTGCGGCTCACGGACATGAAGCGATCGCGGCATCACCGAACTCCGGCGTCAACACGTTGACTGGAGAAGGTCTCGCAGAGGTATTGAATGGGGCCGAGGTTGTAGTGGACGTATCCAACTCGCGTTCCTTTGATGAAGACGACGCGATGAACTTCTTCAACACTGCCACGCGCAACCTTATCCAGTATGGAAAAGCGGCAGGCGTTCAGCATTACGTCGCGCTCTCTGTCGTAGGTACAGATCGCATTGCACAGGATCGCCCTTCCGACGGCCCCAAGACGATTCGTGGATACTTCCGCGCAAAGCTTGCACAGGAAAAGTTGATCGCAGAGTCGGGGATTCCATTCTCCATCGTGCATGCCACGCAGTTCTTTGAGTTCGTGAAGAACATTGCAGACACAGCAAGCGACGGCACTACGGTTCGTCTCGCGCCCGTTCTCATTCAACCAATGGCGGCTGACGACGTGGCAGCGGGAGTAGGACGCGTTGCTGCTGGCATACCTGTGAACGGCATTGTTGAAATCGCTGGTCCAGATCAGTTTCGTCTCGATGAGTTCATCCGCCTGGGCCTGATTGCTCGTAATGACCCGCGCAATGTGGTTGCCGATCCCGCCGCTGGATATTTCGGTGTTGAAGTCGACGAACGCACGCTTGTCCCTGGCAAGGACGCTCGGCTGGGAACGACAAGCTTCAAGACCTGGCTCACACAATCTGCAACGGCCCCAACTCGCTAA
- a CDS encoding peroxidase family protein, with protein MTSRARSIPDHCLARLGATAPIDAPLVPVHYARMFPSLPAFRAEEQFLRALGRIGGVCDCEDTDDTPESLAESAAGWPIFGQFVAHDITADRSHLRSETDTAGLINARSPKLDLECLYGDGPTGHPYLFQRDDPAKFRLGKDDSDLQRNADETAIIGDPRNDSHQLISQFHLAMLKAHNAFVDEAREQGIEEAFVFDEASRQLRWHYQWIILHEFLPSLVGEQVAADALQEGSRYFHPGDHVFLPLEFADAAYRYGHAQIRHRYQLNAHSGLLPLFPDLLGFRPVPREHLIDWSMFFDTVGAPAAQRAKKMDGRLVRSLLQLPLAITGECEIEDYQSLAVRDLQRGQGVGLPSGEAVARYIGVSPLDAEQIGLTAIDWHEETPLWYYILREAAVLEDGQRLGPVGARIVTDVFLGLIDADRKSFRHSEEEWRPRKTLSDLLVRS; from the coding sequence GTGACAAGCCGCGCCCGTTCTATTCCAGATCACTGTCTCGCACGATTAGGAGCGACAGCGCCTATCGATGCGCCGCTCGTGCCTGTGCATTATGCACGGATGTTTCCCAGCCTTCCAGCATTCCGGGCTGAGGAACAGTTTCTGCGAGCGCTCGGCAGAATCGGCGGCGTATGTGATTGTGAAGACACGGACGATACGCCAGAATCACTTGCAGAAAGCGCGGCTGGATGGCCCATCTTTGGTCAGTTTGTGGCGCACGACATTACAGCTGATCGTTCGCACTTGCGATCCGAAACGGATACCGCCGGATTGATCAACGCGCGTTCCCCAAAGCTTGATCTGGAATGTTTATACGGAGACGGTCCCACAGGTCATCCGTATCTCTTTCAACGTGACGATCCGGCGAAGTTTCGACTCGGCAAGGACGACTCCGACCTTCAACGAAATGCCGATGAAACTGCCATCATCGGCGATCCACGCAACGACTCCCATCAGCTCATCTCGCAGTTTCATCTTGCAATGCTGAAGGCACACAATGCCTTTGTGGATGAAGCTCGTGAGCAAGGCATAGAAGAAGCATTCGTATTTGACGAAGCATCCCGACAGTTACGCTGGCACTACCAATGGATCATCCTGCATGAATTTCTCCCCTCGCTCGTTGGAGAACAAGTGGCAGCAGATGCGCTCCAAGAGGGTTCTCGATATTTTCATCCCGGCGACCATGTGTTTCTCCCGCTCGAGTTTGCTGACGCGGCATATCGATATGGTCACGCGCAGATTCGTCATCGCTATCAATTGAACGCGCACAGTGGCCTGCTTCCGCTCTTTCCTGATCTGCTGGGCTTTCGTCCCGTACCGCGGGAGCACCTTATCGACTGGAGCATGTTCTTCGACACCGTTGGTGCACCGGCTGCACAACGCGCAAAGAAGATGGATGGAAGACTCGTACGTTCGCTTCTTCAATTGCCCCTGGCAATCACAGGAGAATGCGAGATTGAGGACTACCAATCACTCGCTGTCCGCGATCTGCAGCGAGGGCAAGGTGTCGGCTTGCCATCCGGTGAGGCTGTTGCAAGATACATAGGTGTGTCTCCTCTCGATGCGGAGCAGATAGGTCTTACCGCGATCGATTGGCATGAAGAAACGCCGCTCTGGTACTATATTCTTCGCGAGGCCGCAGTGCTTGAGGACGGCCAGCGTCTCGGGCCGGTCGGTGCCCGCATTGTTACGGATGTATTCCTCGGTTTGATCGATGCGGACAGAAAGTCATTCCGTCATAGCGAAGAAGAATGGCGTCCGCGTAAAACGCTGAGTGATTTGCTGGTGCGTTCGTAG
- a CDS encoding TMEM175 family protein has protein sequence MTTVRLEAFSDAVIAIIITIMVLELKVPHGTHIQDLAPLLPVFLSYIVSFLYVGIYWNNHHHLLKTCKEITGSILWANLHLLFWLSLFPFAAGWLGENHFSSLPTALYACVLLMAGFAYYLLQQAIMQAQGQNSVLKRAIGKDRKSKLSLVLYVLALFATLRAAGIAQAILVIAGLIWLVPDRRIAKGLAEAHVD, from the coding sequence ATGACCACCGTGCGATTGGAGGCATTCAGCGATGCGGTCATCGCGATCATCATTACGATCATGGTCCTTGAGCTGAAGGTGCCACACGGTACGCACATCCAGGATCTTGCCCCACTCCTGCCGGTCTTTCTGAGTTACATCGTCAGCTTTCTGTATGTCGGCATCTACTGGAACAACCATCATCATCTGCTGAAAACGTGTAAGGAAATTACCGGTTCGATCCTATGGGCCAACCTGCATCTTCTGTTTTGGCTTTCCTTATTTCCGTTTGCTGCAGGATGGCTTGGAGAAAACCACTTTTCATCGCTGCCCACTGCGCTTTATGCCTGTGTACTCCTGATGGCCGGTTTCGCTTATTACTTGCTTCAGCAGGCGATCATGCAGGCACAGGGCCAAAACTCCGTCTTGAAGCGAGCCATCGGAAAAGATAGGAAGTCAAAACTATCGCTTGTGCTGTATGTCCTAGCACTCTTCGCCACGCTTCGTGCCGCCGGGATTGCTCAAGCGATCCTCGTAATTGCGGGACTGATATGGTTGGTTCCAGATCGCCGCATCGCAAAAGGATTGGCCGAAGCTCATGTGGACTAG